One Tunturibacter gelidoferens genomic region harbors:
- a CDS encoding DUF1641 domain-containing protein: protein MAKPIAFKPITVDFKADLVRKLEKAPEEHAEALLLAYDVLEEAHRKGLLSLLHGAIGAKDTIFNTLSKYAAQPEGIAAIRNLLTAAKILTELDPEVLDQLSKVMAHATKEHQAEREAPSLWQLARRATSEDSRRGLSFMTLVLSGLGRSLKN from the coding sequence ATGGCAAAGCCAATTGCTTTCAAACCGATTACCGTCGACTTTAAAGCCGATCTAGTGCGCAAGCTTGAGAAGGCTCCGGAAGAACATGCCGAGGCGCTGCTGCTGGCCTACGATGTGCTTGAAGAGGCGCACCGGAAGGGTCTGCTCAGCCTGCTGCACGGCGCAATCGGCGCGAAGGATACGATCTTCAATACGTTGTCGAAGTACGCGGCGCAGCCCGAGGGCATCGCAGCAATCCGAAATCTGCTGACCGCCGCGAAGATCCTGACGGAGCTCGATCCTGAGGTGCTCGATCAGCTCTCGAAGGTGATGGCGCATGCGACCAAAGAGCATCAGGCGGAGCGAGAGGCACCGAGCCTGTGGCAGCTGGCCAGACGCGCGACGAGCGAAGACAGCCGCCGCGGACTCTCGTTCATGACGCTGGTTCTCTCCGGGCTGGGCAGGTCGCTGAAGAACTAA
- the kdsA gene encoding 3-deoxy-8-phosphooctulonate synthase, whose protein sequence is MTHSFDIGSAPHQVPVGRGKLFLIAGPCVIESESHARMMADAIQRITSDLGVPYVFKASYDKANRTSIKSFRGPGLVEGCRILRMIGENTGLPVLTDVHTAADCDAVAEAVDVLQIPAFLCRQTDLLIAAAEATKKTGGAINVKKGQFVAPWDMRHAVEKIRESGNERVSLTERGASFGYNNLVVDMRSLPVMRGFAPVVFDGTHSVQTPSAGNGVSGGQPEFIPVLARAAVAAGVDGVFLEVHNNPAEAKSDGANALHLNHLKAVLEQLLAVQHAVR, encoded by the coding sequence GTGACTCATTCTTTCGATATAGGCAGTGCACCACATCAGGTCCCGGTAGGCCGGGGCAAGCTTTTTCTCATTGCAGGACCGTGTGTGATCGAGTCCGAGAGCCATGCACGCATGATGGCAGATGCAATTCAACGCATCACCTCAGACCTCGGCGTTCCTTACGTCTTCAAGGCCAGCTACGATAAGGCCAATCGAACCTCTATCAAGAGCTTTCGCGGGCCGGGGCTGGTGGAGGGTTGCCGCATTCTTCGCATGATCGGGGAGAATACGGGCCTGCCTGTGTTGACCGATGTGCACACCGCCGCAGATTGCGACGCTGTTGCCGAAGCAGTGGATGTGCTGCAGATTCCGGCGTTTCTCTGTCGCCAGACGGATCTGCTGATCGCGGCAGCCGAGGCAACGAAGAAGACCGGTGGCGCGATCAACGTGAAGAAGGGCCAGTTTGTCGCGCCCTGGGACATGCGGCACGCCGTCGAAAAGATTCGCGAGAGCGGAAACGAGCGTGTCTCGCTGACCGAACGCGGCGCGAGCTTCGGATACAACAACTTGGTGGTGGATATGCGTTCGCTGCCGGTGATGCGTGGGTTTGCGCCGGTGGTCTTCGATGGCACCCACTCTGTCCAGACGCCTTCAGCGGGCAACGGCGTTAGCGGCGGGCAGCCGGAGTTCATCCCCGTGCTGGCTCGCGCGGCAGTCGCCGCTGGGGTGGATGGTGTCTTTCTTGAAGTTCATAACAATCCTGCTGAGGCGAAGTCCGATGGAGCCAATGCGCTTCATCTAAACCATCTTAAGGCTGTGCTGGAGCAGCTGCTGGCGGTGCAACATGCCGTTCGCTAG
- a CDS encoding OmpA family protein has protein sequence MMKSGTTFGLPALLLGSALGISAFAQTSTPATQTTDPAAASSTSGATSPDDKSTYATGKPLADQSKEGFWGHMNPFARKKWVNRQTAPIKGQVNELDQLQSKNANDIKDVDSRSQARIKNAMNSANTADQHAQDAANRANSAQTLAGNASSRTDSLGNTVGNLDQYQTVSSTSVKFASGRTALGPTGKSDLDNLATTLSGEKGYIIEVQGYSKSGVQTSQAMADSVVRYLVTEHQVPVYRIYKTGLGKNTAKPADGEQAVVNGVRVTLLHNSLASMSSDSASSATATPKTSHAGVSSPQEVNQ, from the coding sequence ATGATGAAATCCGGAACTACTTTCGGCCTCCCAGCTTTACTGTTAGGTAGTGCATTGGGCATCTCGGCATTCGCTCAGACGAGCACTCCCGCGACGCAGACAACAGACCCAGCAGCAGCCAGCTCGACTTCGGGCGCAACGAGTCCAGACGACAAGTCCACCTACGCCACCGGCAAGCCCCTCGCTGATCAATCGAAGGAAGGCTTCTGGGGCCACATGAACCCGTTTGCCCGCAAGAAGTGGGTAAACAGGCAGACAGCTCCGATCAAGGGTCAGGTCAACGAACTCGATCAGCTTCAGTCTAAGAACGCTAACGATATCAAGGATGTAGACTCCCGTTCGCAGGCTCGCATCAAGAATGCAATGAATTCGGCAAACACCGCCGATCAGCATGCACAGGATGCGGCGAATCGTGCGAACTCCGCCCAGACCCTTGCCGGTAATGCAAGTAGCCGCACAGATTCCCTCGGCAACACGGTCGGCAATCTCGATCAATACCAGACAGTCTCTTCGACATCAGTGAAGTTTGCCTCGGGTCGTACCGCTCTCGGGCCCACCGGTAAATCCGATCTCGACAATCTCGCCACTACACTTTCTGGCGAGAAGGGCTACATCATCGAAGTGCAGGGTTATAGCAAATCCGGTGTTCAGACCTCGCAGGCAATGGCTGACTCTGTCGTCCGTTACCTCGTCACCGAACATCAGGTTCCGGTCTACCGCATCTACAAGACTGGCCTCGGCAAGAACACCGCCAAGCCGGCAGATGGCGAGCAGGCAGTCGTAAACGGTGTTCGCGTCACGCTGCTCCATAACAGCCTGGCATCGATGAGCTCCGACTCGGCGTCCAGCGCAACAGCAACGCCAAAGACCTCCCACGCGGGAGTAAGTTCACCACAAGAGGTGAATCAGTAG
- a CDS encoding DUF2393 family protein: MFESKPPEGGGVPAAAWGVAGLVVVVVLIGLVFATRHKPQASPNTIQPLAAYAAELPLSQLAMSESTSLSGGKSTFIDGHIQNAGGQTVTSVTVQVIFRNDEAMPPQVETLPLSVVRMREPYIDTQPISASPLKPGDERDFRLIFETIPANWNTQMPEIHIISVNIK; encoded by the coding sequence ATGTTCGAAAGCAAGCCGCCGGAAGGAGGTGGAGTTCCGGCCGCAGCATGGGGTGTGGCGGGGTTGGTGGTCGTGGTGGTGCTCATCGGCCTGGTCTTCGCGACGCGCCACAAGCCGCAGGCTTCCCCCAATACGATCCAGCCACTGGCCGCCTACGCTGCAGAGCTTCCTCTTTCGCAGCTTGCGATGAGCGAGTCGACGAGCCTCTCAGGAGGAAAGTCGACCTTCATCGACGGTCACATCCAGAACGCCGGTGGGCAGACGGTAACTAGCGTCACGGTACAGGTAATCTTCCGCAACGACGAGGCGATGCCGCCGCAGGTGGAGACGCTGCCATTGTCGGTAGTCCGGATGCGTGAGCCTTACATCGACACTCAGCCGATCAGCGCCTCCCCCTTAAAGCCGGGTGACGAGCGCGACTTTCGCCTTATCTTCGAGACAATTCCAGCCAACTGGAACACGCAAATGCCCGAGATTCACATCATTAGCGTGAACATAAAGTAG
- a CDS encoding ATP-binding protein — protein sequence MSEVCTICGGAGMLILQEDGRQFVKDCVCRVQRRAERMLGRAHIPKRYEHCSLESYETDFPSSNRSLTLAHLRARKFVDGYPVETAGTGLLITGSIGVGKTHLAVGILQALVAERGATGLFFDYRDLLKQVQNSYNNKVSATELEVLAPVFDAEVLVLDELGASKPTDWVWDTVAHILNTRYNDRRTTIITTNYANAGPLGTESGVRGAMREETLGDRIGERMRSRLQEMCVVVEMQGEDFRQKVKRASFA from the coding sequence ATGAGTGAAGTCTGCACGATATGCGGTGGGGCGGGGATGCTGATCCTGCAGGAGGATGGCAGGCAGTTCGTCAAAGACTGCGTCTGCCGGGTTCAGAGGCGCGCTGAGCGGATGCTGGGCCGGGCCCACATCCCGAAGCGGTACGAACACTGTTCGCTAGAGAGCTACGAGACGGACTTTCCCTCCTCAAATCGGTCGCTCACTCTGGCCCATCTGCGCGCAAGGAAGTTCGTCGACGGCTACCCGGTCGAGACGGCTGGAACCGGGCTGCTGATCACTGGTTCGATCGGCGTCGGAAAGACGCATCTGGCAGTGGGGATTCTGCAGGCGCTGGTGGCGGAACGCGGCGCAACCGGTCTCTTCTTCGACTACCGCGACCTGTTGAAGCAGGTGCAGAACAGCTACAACAATAAGGTCTCCGCCACCGAGCTCGAGGTACTGGCACCTGTCTTCGACGCCGAGGTTCTAGTGCTGGACGAACTCGGCGCGTCGAAGCCCACAGACTGGGTTTGGGACACGGTCGCACACATTCTAAACACCCGCTACAACGACCGCCGCACCACGATCATCACAACCAATTACGCGAACGCGGGCCCTCTTGGCACCGAGAGCGGCGTGCGTGGGGCGATGCGCGAGGAGACGCTCGGCGACAGGATCGGCGAACGGATGCGGTCCCGACTGCAGGAGATGTGTGTTGTCGTAGAGATGCAGGGCGAAGACTTCCGCCAGAAGGTCAAACGCGCCAGCTTTGCCTAA
- the rpmE gene encoding 50S ribosomal protein L31, whose amino-acid sequence MPKEGIHPKYDNIHVKCACGNTFETRSTHKGDIVVEICSACHPFFTGKQKLIDTAGRVERFRRKFAKSDAGKAETAAK is encoded by the coding sequence ATGCCAAAAGAAGGTATTCACCCGAAGTACGACAACATCCACGTCAAATGCGCCTGCGGGAACACGTTTGAGACCCGCTCCACGCATAAGGGCGACATCGTCGTCGAAATCTGCTCCGCCTGCCACCCTTTCTTCACCGGCAAGCAGAAGCTGATCGACACCGCAGGTCGCGTCGAGCGCTTCCGCCGCAAGTTCGCCAAGTCGGATGCCGGCAAGGCAGAGACCGCCGCGAAGTAA
- a CDS encoding tRNA dihydrouridine synthase, whose product MKKRYTLEQKRWDDPAEHAMPEHSRVPASFTIGNVKIAPATVLAPMAGVTDTVFRRFIKNASQFTSATDDAVDRASNIDSVTSNQQSGCGLIMTEFTSADGLSRMRETKRKRYLTYYDDEHPISAQLFGSNPATLADSARIVQDAGFDIVDLNLGCPAKRVVACNGGSGLLRDLPLIETIFKTVRAAVSIPFTVKFRMGWSDKHIVCVDLAKMAEDCGLNAVALHARTREDGYTGQARWEYIAAVKDAVKIPVIGNGDIRTPEDAAAMVDVTGCDAVMIGRTAPSNPWIFRQIAQYTASKEATGVGTYDHPTDQDRYRMIRTYFQMLVDEIALEERAEAARAEAITAAGQVAREQRHRDCVGKMKQFASWFTHGVPGGGALRKQIFESKNGDAVLGAIESFFSNRADELVSHPEMVTQDGQLLTSAAYCD is encoded by the coding sequence ATGAAGAAGCGTTACACCCTCGAGCAGAAGCGTTGGGACGATCCGGCCGAACACGCGATGCCGGAGCACTCCCGCGTACCTGCGAGCTTCACCATCGGCAACGTGAAGATCGCTCCTGCGACGGTTCTTGCTCCCATGGCAGGTGTAACCGACACAGTCTTTCGCCGCTTCATCAAGAACGCGAGCCAGTTTACGAGCGCGACCGATGACGCAGTCGATCGGGCGTCAAATATTGACAGCGTCACTTCGAATCAGCAGTCCGGCTGCGGCCTCATCATGACGGAGTTCACCTCCGCCGACGGCCTCTCCCGCATGCGCGAGACCAAGCGTAAACGCTATCTGACCTACTACGACGACGAGCACCCCATCTCCGCGCAGCTCTTCGGCTCGAACCCCGCAACGCTCGCTGACTCAGCGCGCATCGTGCAGGACGCTGGCTTCGACATCGTCGATCTGAATCTCGGCTGCCCGGCCAAGCGCGTCGTCGCCTGCAATGGAGGCTCCGGCCTGCTGCGCGATCTGCCCCTGATCGAGACGATCTTCAAGACCGTACGTGCCGCCGTTTCAATTCCCTTCACCGTAAAGTTCCGCATGGGTTGGAGCGACAAGCACATCGTCTGCGTCGACCTTGCGAAGATGGCCGAGGACTGCGGCCTGAACGCCGTTGCACTGCACGCCCGCACCCGCGAAGACGGCTACACCGGCCAGGCGCGCTGGGAGTACATCGCTGCGGTGAAAGACGCTGTAAAGATTCCGGTGATCGGCAACGGTGACATCCGCACTCCCGAGGACGCCGCCGCCATGGTCGACGTCACCGGATGCGACGCTGTAATGATCGGTCGCACCGCTCCTTCGAATCCTTGGATCTTCCGGCAGATCGCGCAGTACACGGCGTCAAAAGAGGCCACTGGCGTCGGTACCTACGATCACCCCACCGACCAGGATCGCTATCGCATGATCCGCACCTACTTCCAGATGCTGGTCGATGAGATCGCGCTCGAAGAGCGAGCCGAAGCAGCACGCGCGGAGGCCATCACCGCGGCAGGCCAGGTCGCACGCGAGCAGCGCCACCGCGACTGCGTCGGCAAGATGAAGCAGTTCGCCAGCTGGTTTACCCATGGCGTTCCCGGCGGAGGCGCACTACGCAAGCAGATCTTCGAATCGAAGAACGGCGACGCAGTTCTCGGCGCGATTGAAAGCTTCTTCTCGAACCGCGCGGACGAGCTCGTTTCCCATCCCGAGATGGTCACGCAGGACGGCCAGCTTCTCACCTCCGCAGCCTACTGTGATTGA
- a CDS encoding GNAT family N-acetyltransferase: protein MSTIQIATMPSEIDRCFPVMRQLRPMLVAEEFVGRIQTQQAEGYQLAFLESDGEIVSVAGFRMQTLLWSGKTLYVDDLVTDEAARSKGHGESMITWLIALAKEAGCTTFMLDSGTHRHEAHAFYFRHGLRISDYHFKLSL from the coding sequence ATGTCCACCATTCAGATTGCTACGATGCCGAGCGAGATCGACCGCTGCTTTCCTGTGATGCGCCAGCTTCGACCCATGTTGGTTGCCGAGGAGTTCGTCGGACGCATTCAAACGCAGCAGGCCGAGGGGTATCAACTCGCTTTTCTGGAGTCGGACGGTGAGATCGTCTCAGTCGCTGGCTTCCGCATGCAGACTCTGCTGTGGAGCGGCAAGACGCTCTACGTGGATGATCTGGTAACGGACGAAGCGGCGCGCTCGAAGGGACATGGCGAGTCGATGATAACGTGGCTGATTGCGCTGGCGAAGGAGGCAGGATGCACCACCTTCATGCTCGACTCGGGAACGCACCGGCATGAGGCGCACGCATTCTACTTCCGGCACGGCCTGCGCATCTCCGACTATCACTTCAAGCTTTCGTTGTAG
- a CDS encoding YfiT family bacillithiol transferase — protein sequence MAQIDVDPRFPIGVFEAPTSISADERTGAVASLAELPEQLRNAVDGLSSAQLGTPYREGGWTLRQVVHHVADSHMNAFVRVKLALTEDWPAVKSYDEGAWAKLHDMAAPVEWSLELVEALHARWVMLLQSLDEQQWQRGYLHPEDGRVTVEMSALTYAWHSRHHVAHITHLRAKEGW from the coding sequence ATGGCGCAGATTGATGTAGACCCGAGGTTCCCCATAGGTGTTTTCGAAGCGCCAACATCCATCTCTGCAGACGAGCGAACCGGGGCCGTTGCTTCGCTCGCTGAGCTGCCCGAACAACTGCGCAATGCCGTGGACGGATTGAGTTCGGCTCAGTTGGGTACGCCGTATCGCGAAGGCGGATGGACGCTGCGACAGGTGGTTCATCATGTCGCGGATAGCCACATGAACGCCTTCGTCCGGGTGAAGCTTGCGCTGACTGAGGACTGGCCGGCGGTCAAATCGTACGACGAAGGCGCCTGGGCAAAGCTCCATGACATGGCGGCTCCGGTGGAGTGGTCGCTGGAGCTGGTGGAAGCCCTTCATGCCCGCTGGGTGATGCTGTTGCAGTCTCTCGACGAACAGCAGTGGCAGCGCGGGTACCTCCATCCGGAGGATGGCCGCGTGACGGTGGAGATGTCAGCGCTGACCTACGCCTGGCACTCGCGCCATCACGTAGCTCACATCACGCATCTGCGTGCGAAAGAAGGATGGTAG
- a CDS encoding glycoside hydrolase domain-containing protein has product MRFSALRLALLFATTPVYAQQYPASASNHAVTDASRSNGAVREYVGFDSNDYPGDQALPALQRHFAFVGYWLNNPPGERQNGWVGKRETLRRNGFGFLVLFNGRLESEIKKARRSGTPPVTLGARDATAAVAAAEREHFPAQTIIFLDQEEGGRLTADQSAYLLAWTEAVAKSGYLPGVYGSGQPVGDGPGKTITTVQDIREQVAAQHLHQVAMWVYQDACPPANGCSLQPPRFDSSGTPDIAVWQYAQSPRRKEITAACSATYAADGNCYASGLPNLPLDLSVSGSADPSQGR; this is encoded by the coding sequence ATGCGATTTTCAGCACTACGCCTTGCACTACTCTTTGCCACCACTCCTGTGTACGCGCAGCAGTACCCTGCTTCGGCCTCGAATCATGCGGTTACAGACGCGAGCCGATCCAACGGCGCGGTCCGCGAGTATGTCGGCTTCGACAGCAACGACTATCCAGGGGACCAAGCACTGCCTGCCCTGCAAAGACACTTCGCCTTCGTCGGATATTGGCTCAACAACCCGCCCGGCGAAAGGCAGAACGGCTGGGTTGGCAAGCGCGAGACTTTGAGGCGCAACGGCTTCGGCTTCCTCGTACTGTTCAACGGCCGGCTTGAGTCGGAGATCAAGAAAGCCAGGCGATCCGGAACGCCACCGGTCACGCTCGGAGCCAGGGACGCCACAGCCGCAGTCGCCGCAGCCGAGCGCGAACACTTTCCTGCTCAGACGATCATCTTTTTGGATCAGGAGGAAGGCGGTCGCCTCACCGCGGATCAGTCGGCGTATCTTCTTGCGTGGACAGAGGCAGTAGCTAAATCAGGCTATCTCCCCGGGGTCTATGGCAGCGGCCAGCCAGTCGGCGACGGCCCGGGCAAGACCATCACCACGGTTCAGGATATTCGCGAGCAAGTCGCCGCTCAACACCTTCACCAGGTTGCGATGTGGGTCTATCAGGACGCCTGCCCACCCGCCAATGGATGCAGCCTGCAGCCTCCTCGGTTCGACTCCAGCGGTACCCCGGACATCGCAGTGTGGCAATACGCTCAATCTCCAAGACGCAAGGAGATAACTGCCGCCTGCAGCGCAACCTACGCCGCCGACGGCAACTGCTACGCTTCCGGCCTGCCGAATCTGCCACTCGATCTCAGCGTTTCAGGCTCCGCCGACCCCTCGCAGGGACGCTGA